The DNA sequence CGTTGAGGGTCGCGAAGGTCGCCGCGGCCGCCGCCGAGACCTCGAGCGCGGCGGCGAGGTCGTCCGGGACGGAAGCCGTCCGGGACGACGCGTACGCGCGTTCCCAGCGGCCGTCGGCCTTGGCGCGCTCGATCTCGGCGTGGCCGCGGGGCCGCATCCTGCCCTCTGCGGTCAGCGCCTCCACCAGCCCGATGTTGCGCTGCGACCACAGCGAGGCGGAACGGCGCGGCGTGAACCGTTCCACGAACGTCGTGGCGTCGCGGCTGCGCTTCTGGCCGTCGATCCAGCCGCTGCACAGCGCCTCGTCCACGGCCTGCGCGTAGCTGAGGGAGGTCGGGTCGGTCGTCCCCTTCTTCGCGAGCACCAGCCAGACGCCGTCCGAGGCGTCCTCGTTCGCGTCGAGCCACGCCCGCCAGGCGGCGGCGTCGGCCACGATCAGCTCCGTCATCGTCTCCTCCATTCCCGGCCGTCGTCGGCCCACCAATCCGACCACTCGTCGGTCGGCCGGACGGCGTCCTCGGTCAGCCAATAGGTCGCGTCCGGGTCCCAGCCCGCGAGCACGGTGGCCCAGTCGTCCGCGACCGGGACGGCGCGGCCGGCCGTGCTCAGATAGCCGAGGACCGTGAGGTGCACGCCGTCGTACTCCTCGGCCACGCGCGGCCAGTCCGGGATCAGCCAGCGTCCGTCGCGCCCGGTGGCGCGCAGCCAGTCGCCGCGGCGGGAGGCCGACGCATCCAGCGGGAACCGCGCGCACAGCTCGGCCCAGCGCTCGGCCCCGTCGATCTCGAAGACGCGCGCGCCGGTGCGCACCGTCGCACGGGTGAGGCGTGCGTACCGCCAGCCCAGCCCGTCCTCCACCAGGTGGAGGCCGACCGCGCCGGCGTCCGCCAGGCCACGGGTCGTCCTCGGCAGCCCGTGCGGCGGAATCGACCACCACGAGCCGCCGCAGCGCTCGGGGGGCATGCCGCGGCCGTCGTCGCCCCGGCGGGCTTCCTCCTCACGGTCGAACGCCTCGCGCCAGCGGGCCAGCAGCTCCGCCGCCGGGGTGTCGCGGCCGGGCGGGTCCTCACGGGCCGGGCGGGCGTCGCGCGGCTGGTCGTCGAACTCCACCGTCCACTGGTCACCGATGTGCAGGTTCGTCGCCCACCACTGCGCGCCGTCCGCGCGCGAGACGGCGTCCGCGCCCGCGCGGAGCAGGTCGGCGAGCTCCGGCTCGGCTGCGAGCTGATCCGCGCCGTCCGGCTCCTGCCAGTACCGTGCGGCGCCGACGCTCCGCCCGAGCGCGCCCAGGAGCCCGCGGGCATCCGGCGCCGGGGCAGGCCGGGCGGCGAACATCCGGGCGATCTCGTCGAGCGCCGGTGCGGCAGGCGGCCCGGGCGGCCTGTCGCTCCCCGCGCCCGTGGGGCCGTCGGCGGCGGAGAATACGACCAGGGTTCCGCCTTCGCGCTCGTGCGCCGCCAGGAAGATGGCGTTCAGAAGCGGATCGGGCCGGCTTGCTGCTCCCGTCGGCCATGGCACCGCGACATTCATGCAGACCCGGCAGCCGCGCGGCCCGGCGAGCAGCGCGGCAGCATCGATCCCCATTCCGCAACCCTAGCGACGGCCCCCGACAGGCGCCCAGCGCATCACACGTGCAGCAGCACCAGGACGTGGTAGACGACGTACGCCGGCCAGACGATCGCCTGCAGCAGCCCGAGCACGACGCCCCAGAACGAGCCGTCGGAGACCGACACGAAGTAGACCGCCGCGCCGATGTAGGCGATGAAGAAGAAGAACCCCCACTGCGCCGACTGCACGACCACGCGGCCGCGCCCGTTCTCGCTCATGGCCGACAGCGTAGCGAGCCGGGGCGTCGGCGGGGAGGCACGTCAGTGGGCAGGCACGTCAGCGGAGGCGTCAGGGTGCAGCGCGATGCGTGCCCTCACGGATGTACCGCTCGCCCGCCCGGCGATACCGTTCCCGCGTCAACGCCGACGAACGCCGACGCTGCCTTTCGACGAAGGGGGCTCATCATGGCCTGGACGACACGGAACATCACTCAGCGCTTCGGCGTACCGGCGGCCGCGGGCAGACCGGCCGCCTATCTGCTGGCGACGGACGGCACCCGGCACGTCGTCTACCGGGAGGCCGGCGGTGGCGGCTTCCCGACCGGCCACCTCATCGAGCTGTACTGCGGCGACGACGACGTCTGGCACCACAAGGACATCACCGCGGAGGCCTCCGCCCCGCTCGCGTCCTCCGACCCGGCCGGGTACGCGTTCGACGCCGAGGGCAGCCAGCACGTGGTCTACCTCAGTGGCGGCGACGGACACATCCACGAGCTCTACCAGTCGGACGGCTGGCACGCGAACGACCTGATGGAGGCCTCCGGGACCGTCGTGCGCGCCGTCGACCCGCCGATGGGCTGGGCCTCGCGCACGCACGCCCTCCAGCAGGTGGTGTTCCGCGGGGACGACCCGCGCGGCGTGCACCTGCTGACCCGCGGCACCGGGGACGACGCGAGCTGGGTGCAGCGGCCGCTCACGCGCCTCGGCGGGCCGACCTCCGCGTCCGCTCCCGCCGGGTTCGCGTTCGACGCGGCGGGCACGCAGCACGTCCACTACGTGGGCGACGACCAGCTCATCCACGAGTACCTGATGGACGCCTCCGGCTGGCACTACGCCGGCGACCTCGGGCTGAACGTCGGCGCCGCGCACGACTCCCTCCCGCAGCCGCTCGGGTACGGCTTCGCCGCGGACGGCTCCCGGCACGTCCCGTGGAACGGCGACGACGTCGACACGCACGAGGCGTCGAACGCGGGCGCCGGCTGGAGCATGCTGAACCTCACCCAGGACCGCGGCGCTCCGCAGCCCCTGCGCGGGACGCCGCCCTCGGGCTACGCGTACGAGGCGAACCCGCAGGCTCCGGTCGCGACCCGGCACGTCGTCTACACCGGCGACCACGGAGTCGTGTACGAGTTCTGGAACGACGGCGGCTGGCACGCGAACCCGCTCACGGGCGGCGAAGGCTCCTTCCCCGCCGCAGAGGGCCCGGTCGGGTACGCCGACCCGGGGCGCGGCACGCAGAACGTGTTCTACCGGTCGACGGGGCTCGACAT is a window from the Leifsonia shinshuensis genome containing:
- a CDS encoding YdeI/OmpD-associated family protein yields the protein MTELIVADAAAWRAWLDANEDASDGVWLVLAKKGTTDPTSLSYAQAVDEALCSGWIDGQKRSRDATTFVERFTPRRSASLWSQRNIGLVEALTAEGRMRPRGHAEIERAKADGRWERAYASSRTASVPDDLAAALEVSAAAAATFATLNAANRYSVIHRIITAPSATSRGNRLAKLIGMLEAGETPHPQ